In the Nocardioides marmotae genome, TTGTAGGTGTTGTACGGCGAGTCGGCGACCGACTCGATCTCGTCCATGGTCAGCCGGGCGATGGGGCTCTTGTCGAGCGCGTAGTTGACCGCCGCGTCGATCTGGAGCAGGCCGTTGGTGATGCCGTTGCCGGGGTTCTCGACGCGGTTGTAGATGACCCGCGCGACCTTCGGCATGTCGTCACCGCGCCCCTCGGCCTCCACGAGGCTGGCGATGGTCATCAGCTCGTGGGGGGTGTAGCCGAGCCGGTCGGCGGCCTCCTCGAGGCCGGCCTCGTCGGCGGCCTGGCGCCAGCGGTCGACCATGGCGCTGATCATGTCCACCGGCTCGGCGTTGGGCCCGAAGGAGTAGGTCGAGGGGAACAGGTAGCCCTCGGGGTTGCCGCCGGCGTACTCCGGCAGCCCGATCTTCTCGGGCTGGTCGAGGACCCGCTGGAAGGCGGCAGCGGCGAAGTCGGTGTTCTCGGCGAGCAGCTCGACGACCTGGTCGGTGTTGAGGCCCTCGGGGATCGTGACGGCGTTGGTGACGATGTTCGAGGGGTCCGCGAGCACGTCGATGGCGGCGCTGGCCGCCATCTCCTTCTTCAGCGGGTAGAACCCGACCTGGATCCCGGCGGAGTCGGGGTTGGCGCCGGCGGCGTCGAGGCACGCCTGCACCGAGGCCACGACGCCCTCGTCCTTGAGGTTGCGGCAGATCTGCGCGCTGGAGTCGCCGCTGACGACCTCGAAGGAGACGTTCCCCCGGCCCGGACCGGCGTAGTCCTCGGGGTCGGCGAACTGGTCCTCGACCCAGGAGATCCCGCGGGTGATGCCGAAGTAGAGCCCGCCGGCCACGATCGCGAGCGCGACGAGGACGGCCAGGCACCCGGGCAGGTTGCGGCGCTTGCGGCGGCGCCGGGCTCCCCCCTGGTAGGAGGTGACCGGCACGACCGGGTCTCGCTCGTCGACCAGCGGGTCGCTCGGGTGGCTCGGGTCGCTCACTGGGTCTCCTCGGGCTCCTCGGGCGCTGCCCGGACGATCTCTCCGGGGGCGGTCCCCGTCGTGCGCTCGGTGTCGAGCGCGTGCTGCAGGATCAAGACGGCGGCGGCCTGGTCGACGACGGCGCGCCGCTTGCTGCCGGATCGGCCCCGGTCGCGGAGCATAGCCTCCGCCGAGACCGTGGTGAGCCGCTCGTCGACCAGACGCACCGGGACCGGGGCGATCCGCTCGGCGAGCCGCGCCGCGAACTCCCGGCTCTTGGCCGCCGCCGGGCCCTCGCCGCCGGACAGGCTGCGGGGCAGGCCGACGACCACCTCGGCCACCTCGGACTCCTCGGCGATCTCGCGGAGGATCCGGGCGATCCGGGCCAGGTCGCCCTTGCCGCGGCGCACGGTCTCGACGGGCGTGGCGAGGAACCCGGTCGGGTCGCTGCGCGCCACGCCGATCCGGGCGTCGCCCGGGTCGATGCCGAGCCGTACGCCGTGCCTCAAGCGCCCGCCGTCCGTGCGACCTCGGTGGTCACCAGCGCGAGCGCCTCGTCGATCCGGGAGGCGTCGGTGCCGCCACCCTGGGCGACGTCGTCCTTGCCGCCGCCCTTGCCGCCGACCAGCGGGCCGACCGCGCGGACCAGGGCGTTGGCCGACAGGCCGCGCTCGCGCGCGGCCTCGGTGAGGGCCGCGACGACCGAGACCTTGCCGTCCGCGGCGCCGATGACCACCACGACGCCGGGCTCGCCCTGCGGCAGCCGGCTCCGGATGTCCATCGCCAGGGTGCGGACGTCGCCGCCGGAGGCGCCGTCGGCGCGGTGGGCGACCACGTGGACCCCGCCGACGACCTCGGCGCCCGCGGCCACCTGGCCGGCCGCGGCCAGCAGCTGCGCGACGCGGGCCTTCTCGGCCTCCTTCTCGACCGCGCGGAGCCGGTCGACGAGCTCGGAGACCCGGCCGACGAGGTCGTCGGGCTGGGTCTTGAGCAGGCCGGTCAGCTGGCTGACCACGTCGCGCTCGCGGGCGAGGTAGGCGAAGCCCTCGACGCCGGTGAAGGCCTCGATGCGCCGGTTGCCCGACCCGACCGAGGACTCGCCGGTCACCACGATCGTGCCGATCTGGGAGGAGTGGTCGACGTGGGTGCCGCCGCAGAGCTCGCGCGACCAGGGGCCGCCGATCTCGACCACGCGCACCTTGGAGTCGTCGTACGTCTCGCCGAACAGGGCGATCGCGCCCCACTCCTTGGCCTCGGGCAGCGTCATGTACTGCCAGTGGACCGGCAGGTCGGCGCGCAGGGCGTGGTTGGAGACCTGCTCGATGTCGCGGACCTGCTGGGCGTCCAGGCCGGTGGTCCAGCCGAAGTCCAGGCGCAGGTAGCCGGGGCGGTTGTAGGAGCCGGACTGCAGCGCGGTGGGGCCGAGCACCTCGCGCAGGGCCGCGTGCACCACGTGGGTGCCCGAGTGCGCCTGGCGGGCGCCGAGGCGCCACTCGGGGTCGACGCGGGCGTGCAGCGCGGCCCCGCCGGTGGCGTCCAGCTCGCCGTCGACGACCCGGACCTGGTGGACGACCAGCCCGCGGACCGGCCGCTGGACGTCGAGCACCTCCAGCCGGCCGCCGTCGAACTCGATGGTGCCCGCGTCGGCGGCCTGGCCGCCGGACTCGGCGTAGAACGGGGTCCGGTCCAGCACCAGCTCGCCGACCTCGCCGGTCGCCAGCGAGCGCGCCGGAGCGCCGCCGGCGAGCAGGGCCAGCGGGCGCGACTCGGTCTCCAGGGTCTCGTAGGCCAGCCACTCGGTCGGCCCGTGCGCGTCGAGGATGCCGCGGTAGACGCCGGTGTCGGCGTGCTGACCCTTCTTCGCCCGGGCGTCGGCCTTGGCCCGCTCGCGCTGCTCGGTCATGAGCGCGCGGAAGCCGTCCTCATCGACGCTCAGCCCGGCCTCGGAGGCCATCTCCAGGGTCAGGTCGATCGGGAAGCCGTAGGTGTCGTGGAGCGCGAACGCCTGGTCCCCGCTGAGCCGGGCCTGGCCGGAGGCCTTCACCCGCTGGGCGGCCTGGTCGAAGATCTGGGTGCCGGCCTGGAGGGTCTTGCGGAAGGCGTCCTCCTCGGCGTACGCCACCCGGCTGATCCGCTCGAAGTCCGCCTCGAGCTCGGGGTAGGAGGCCTTCATCCGCGACATGCTGACCGGCAGCAGCTCGGGCAGCGAGCGGTCCTCGTAGCCCAGCAGCCGCATCGAGCGGACCGCGCGGCGCAGCAGCCGGCGCAGCACGTAGCCGCGGGCCTCGTTGCCGGGGGTGACCCCGTCGCCGATGAGCATCAGCGCGCTGCGGACGTGGTCGGCGACGACGCGGAAGCGGACGTCGTCCTCCTCGTTCGCGCCGTAGGCCTTGCCGGTCAGCTCGCTGGCGCGCTCGATGACGGGGAAGACCTCGTCGATCTCGTACATGTTCTGCTTGCCCTGGAGCAGGTAGGCCACCCGCTCCAGGCCCATGC is a window encoding:
- the mltG gene encoding endolytic transglycosylase MltG, translating into MSDPSHPSDPLVDERDPVVPVTSYQGGARRRRKRRNLPGCLAVLVALAIVAGGLYFGITRGISWVEDQFADPEDYAGPGRGNVSFEVVSGDSSAQICRNLKDEGVVASVQACLDAAGANPDSAGIQVGFYPLKKEMAASAAIDVLADPSNIVTNAVTIPEGLNTDQVVELLAENTDFAAAAFQRVLDQPEKIGLPEYAGGNPEGYLFPSTYSFGPNAEPVDMISAMVDRWRQAADEAGLEEAADRLGYTPHELMTIASLVEAEGRGDDMPKVARVIYNRVENPGNGITNGLLQIDAAVNYALDKSPIARLTMDEIESVADSPYNTYKQPGLPPGPIEAPGDAAIAAATTPADGPWLFYVTVNLETGETKFTESYDEFLSFSRELDEYCATQSDRC
- the alaS gene encoding alanine--tRNA ligase; translated protein: METAEIRRRFVAHFEANAHTVVPSASLLLDDPNLLFVNAGMVPFKPYFLGQETAPYDRAVSVQKCVRTLDIEEVGKTTRHGTFFQMCGNFSFGDYFKEGAIRFAWSLITGSVEDGGLGFDPEKIWVTVLPTDDEARELWKSVAGLPDERIQERGLKDNYWNMGVPGPGGPCSEIYVDRGPEHGPDGGPNADEDRFLEIWNLVFMQESLSAVRAKDDFDVEGPLPAKNIDTGMGLERVAYLLQGKQNMYEIDEVFPVIERASELTGKAYGANEEDDVRFRVVADHVRSALMLIGDGVTPGNEARGYVLRRLLRRAVRSMRLLGYEDRSLPELLPVSMSRMKASYPELEADFERISRVAYAEEDAFRKTLQAGTQIFDQAAQRVKASGQARLSGDQAFALHDTYGFPIDLTLEMASEAGLSVDEDGFRALMTEQRERAKADARAKKGQHADTGVYRGILDAHGPTEWLAYETLETESRPLALLAGGAPARSLATGEVGELVLDRTPFYAESGGQAADAGTIEFDGGRLEVLDVQRPVRGLVVHQVRVVDGELDATGGAALHARVDPEWRLGARQAHSGTHVVHAALREVLGPTALQSGSYNRPGYLRLDFGWTTGLDAQQVRDIEQVSNHALRADLPVHWQYMTLPEAKEWGAIALFGETYDDSKVRVVEIGGPWSRELCGGTHVDHSSQIGTIVVTGESSVGSGNRRIEAFTGVEGFAYLARERDVVSQLTGLLKTQPDDLVGRVSELVDRLRAVEKEAEKARVAQLLAAAGQVAAGAEVVGGVHVVAHRADGASGGDVRTLAMDIRSRLPQGEPGVVVVIGAADGKVSVVAALTEAARERGLSANALVRAVGPLVGGKGGGKDDVAQGGGTDASRIDEALALVTTEVARTAGA
- the ruvX gene encoding Holliday junction resolvase RuvX, producing the protein MRHGVRLGIDPGDARIGVARSDPTGFLATPVETVRRGKGDLARIARILREIAEESEVAEVVVGLPRSLSGGEGPAAAKSREFAARLAERIAPVPVRLVDERLTTVSAEAMLRDRGRSGSKRRAVVDQAAAVLILQHALDTERTTGTAPGEIVRAAPEEPEETQ